TCGGCACATTCATCCCGTTGGCAGGATCAATCTTTAGCACAGCAGGTCCGGGATCGACGATGGACATTGGCCACGGTCCGACCAGCAGCAGCTATGGCGCAGGACAGGCTTGCCGCCAGAAGGAAAAGTACTTCACCGGGCCCATCGACGAAGTTGAAATTTTCGGACGCGCGCTAATTGGTGTCGAAGTTCAAGACATTTACCTTGCAGGCTCGCGCGGCAAATGCAAGATCTCGTGTGCGATTCCCGGTTCCGTCGTGTTGTGTCGAACCGCGACGACAGTCACAGTGAACATGACAATCTGCAACCAGTCGCCATACACCTCGGTTGCAAACTTCTCGTTTGCTCCCTTGGCATCCGGCTCGGGCTGTAACTTTGATGCGTCCGGCGTGACTTTCAGTCCGGCGAACGGCACTCTCACTCTTCTGCCGGGACAGTGCACTCAGATTCCTGTAACGCTGACTCGCCCCCTTGGATTTGTGCCGGGCAACGTCGCCTGCTTCTGCATCACCGTGCGCGATACACAAACTGGCGCAATGAGCACTTGCTGTTCAAAGCTCCTTGCCAGCAATGCTTGGTGTGTGACAGTCAAGGATCCGATCGACATTATCAAGTTGAACACTGGAATGGCGCGAGCGTTTACCTTCACGGTCAAGAACGAATCCGATTCACTGGCGACCTTTGACTATTCCCTTCGTTCCGAAAGCGGCGAACATGGCAGTACTCCAACTTCACTGGCTCTCAACGGCCTCCCGCCCGGCGCTCCGGTGAGCGGCTCGCTCGTCCTCCCGCCGTGGTCCGAAAGTGATATCGTTGGTGATGCGGTCCTGATGGCCTATCGCCCGATGGATCTGGAGTCGATTTTGTTGGAAGCTGATGTCGATGGCGACGGTATTCCCGATCCGCTCGGTTCAGTTCGAATTCAGCCAACGAGCTTCCCTGATTGCAATGACAATGGTATTGATGATGCACTCGACATCCTCAACGGAACATCCGCTGACGGCAATAGCAACGGGTTCCCGGACGACTGCGAAGGCACTATGAGCGATCCTTCTCAGTGCTACATTTGCGGTGACGCGGATGGCAGTAGCGTCGTAACAATCAGCGATGTCGTCTTCCTGATCAATTATATCTTTGGCGGTGGTGCTGCACCAAATCCAATTCTTGCCGGCGATGCCAATTGCGACCTCTCAGTTACGATTTCGGACGCAGTTTCGCTGGTGGGTTACGTTTTCTTGGGCGGCGCGCCTCCTTGCGATGCTTGTCCATAGAGATCGAATTACCATGCACAAAGGCAAAGGGCCGGCTTGCGCCGGTCCCTTCTGCCCTCCCTTTTCCCTTTAGCTTTTGAGCCCTGCCCTCATTGTTGGCCTTATTGTCTCTGACTTGTCGCTAATTATCTTACTTCACGGCCTCGCACGTTTTCTCTTGTCGATCGCGAGCTTGTCCAAGAATCGATCGCCGCAATAGGTCTAATCAACTTTCGTGCCAAGCAGGAAGCAGACTCAATCTGTCTAACTCGTTAGATTTCAATTGGGATTTTGTCTTCTTGCGCGGACCTTCTCCACCGCGTGGCAAATCCACCCATAAATGGCACTTCCACTCATGGCAATTCCGCCATATTGATTCACAGATCCGCGACAATGTTAGGACTGCTCAGTAGATTTCGCTACTCGCCTTCCCCTTATTCTAATAAAAGACTCATCGCCCTTCATTTCCAGTTTGACCAACAGGCGATAGAGGACTATCTTGCAGTAAGGATGAAGACATTTTGACAACTCGATTACTTGTGACTCAATCGCACACTATGACACGTAGCATCCCTGGAACTCGCCAAGTGCTCCTGCTTCTTGCCTCTCTGTTCATCACTCTTTCGCCAAGTCTATTCGCGATTGAAAAGTTCTCGATCGAAATCGACCGCGATACATCGTTGCTACCCTACAAATTCGTTACGCGCTACAACAATCCGGATGCCGTGAACCGCGTCCCAATTAGCGGCGTGGTGCCGTTCTGAAACCGTTTGTCGAGCCATCCGATTCCGGTATTGTTATCTTGTTGCGAAATGGCAATACTGCCGAAAGAGGTCCAGCAGTTATCAGCAAAAACCGGCTTCCTTCTCTATACGGCATTGACTGCTCTCCGTTTCTAACAATCACAAACTGGAGTACCTACCGCGACTCACTACGCCAGCGCGAATTACTCTGTGGCTGCGCACATTGGAACGATTCTGTCTGGGCATTTCGATTTGACCCGGAGACCGACTCGTTGAAAAAGACCCTTTTGCTAACAGTTGACACTCCCGGATTTCCACCCAGCTCTTCATGCTCACCAACCCTTCACTTAGTTTCGGACTATGACTTCGATGGAATGCACGAAATGATTGTCTACTTTGATGCAGGAGCCAAGCGTCTGCCGCGCGAGCTCTTCTCTATCAAACTGGAAACAATGGAATTGCAGTGGTCGCTACCGATGGCTTCCGAGATGCATCCAGGTTGTCTGTTCGACTGTCGCGATTCGCTCCGACCAGCAATCATACTTGCAACCAGCCCATCTGGTCAGGGAATGGAAGATTCTGAGTTCAGCGACTTCTACAGCTACTTGGTCAAAATCGACCGAAATGGCAAGATCTTGCTGAAGCGAGTCGTAGCTGCCTATCCGTATCACACCTATTTTCAACGATGGTCCATTCCCGGAGAGTTTCTTCTATTGCACAACATCAAGTCTGATGAATCTGAGACGAATACCGAGTACGTCACTAATCAAAACTATCTCTCCGTCATCGACATTGATGGTGCTTTGCTGCAGTCGACACCGATTGGAGACTACGTTGCAGGTGTGTGGCAAATGCCGTACCGCGAGATTTCAGCCGCCAACTATCTGCTTCTCCAGGACGACATCATCAGAGTATATGATGACTCGCTTCGACTCATCGCCATTTCCAATCAATTGGACAAAGTACGTGCACCAAACAACTACTTGGGTCACTTCAAACTGCCTAATCGTGCGGACGAGGTATTTGTCTTTTGCAATGGCGTTTATTCACGCGACATGGAGAAGCTCCTGGCGTTCCCGTTTGGCATAGAGTACTACGATTTCACTGCATTCGACAGTAACGGTACCGCGAGCGAATTCTTGATAAGCAGTATCAATGGCTATGCGATTGGAAAGATCGAATACCGAAGTATCTGGGAGCGCCTGTCAATCCTTTACGTCGACTACCAGAAATACATTCTCGTCGCCGTAACTGCCCTGCTCGTAACTTTGGTGCTCACCAACTTCTATCGTAGCCGCACCAAACGCAACCTGCTGATGATAACCCAACAGAAACAGGAAATCGAACGCTCGCATCACGAGATCACCGAAAAGAATCACGCACTCGAAAAAGCTTATCGCGACCTCGAAAGCGCCACCGAAGAAATTGCTCTTCAGCGCGCTCGACAGGCAGCCGCTGAGCAATACCGAACGGCCTCAGGGCAGTTCAGGCACGAAATCAATAACGCACTCGGTGCAGTTAAGATTTTCGTATCCAATGTCGTTCACGGCACAGCCGGCGGCGGACACCGCATCCAATTCGAAAAACGCCATTCGGAGTTGTCCCAGTCTCTTGATCATTTGTTTCGCGATGTGACCAACATCGACCCGGCGATGCGCTCGAGCATACTGGCGCAATTGGTCGAACTCGATGCCATAGACAAGAAGCTGATGAAAAGCATGGACGAAGTCGTTCTACGAGGCGTCGAACGGGGATTGGGACTGGCCGAACGTCTGCGCAAGTATGAACGCATCGATCACGACGACACGTGGCAACCAGTATCTTTGGCAGCCGTCATCGACGAAATCGCTTTTCCATCCCAACAACAACGCTCCGAAGCCGGGATCGCATTTTCCAACTCAGTAACCGCCGATTCAATCGTCACCGGAAGCTACGAGCTGTTCGCAATTCTTTTCCGCAATCTGCTCGACAATTCCATCGACGCGCTGATCGCAAAAGTCGAAGGCAGCCGCAAGATCGAAGTCAGCACTTTCGCAGCCGACGATAAGTCGATCTCTATCAACTGGACAGACACCGGCGTCGGCATCTCAGCCGAGAATTGTCCGAAGATATTCGAACCATTCTATACTGAGAAACCAACTACCGGAAGCGGACTCGGATTGTCAATGGTCAGGACCATTGTCGAGAAATACAACGGCAGCATCAGCGTCGAAAGTACGCCCGGTCAATACACAACTTTCTCACTTGTCTTTCGGAGAAGTTAATATATATTGAACTATCCAGTTTCGCAGAATTGGACAACAGGACGCTATACTAAAGCAGGAAACAGGTACAAAGGTGTTCTCAACTGGTACGTTTTTCATACTCCAATCCGTACGATATGAATAGTCAACTTCGCGACGTCCTTTCCCAAGCCACCATTCTCCTTGTCGATGACGACCCCACAATGCTCTCTTCTCTGGCTGCCGTGTTTGGCGACCAGTACCAAACCGCGCTTGCAGCATCGGGCCAAGAAGCAATCGATGCCGCAACTTCCGATAAAGCGATTGCTTGTGTGGTTATGGATATCAAGATGCCCGGCATGGACGGCATCACAGCGGCGCGCGAAATCAGGCGCACCAACCCTGATCTGCCGGTGATCTTCTTCACAGGTTTTGCAGGTCAGTATTCAGAAAACGATATCGACCGCTCAGAGAAACCGTTCGACTTCGTCACGAAGGGACAATCGCTTACAACCTTGTCGCGTTCTATCCGCAACGCCATTGAGTCATTCTATCTCAAGACTAACAACAAATTACTCACGCTCTATGGCGAAACCAACTACGGCATCATTGGCGGCTCATTTGCCATGCAAAAAGTCAGCGCCCTGATCCGTCAGGCGGCACAGAGCAACACGCGTGTGATGATTCTCGGCGAGACTGGTACCGGCAAGGAATTGGTTGCGCGGGCGATTCACGCCCATTCGAGTCGCAACAACAAGCAACTCGCTATTCTCAACTGCAATCATAAGTCGCCTGACTTGGTCGAATCAGAATTATTCGGTCATATCAAAGGTGCCTTTACAAGTGCAATTGCCGACCGCACCGGCCTGTTCGAGTTTGCCGACGGCGGCACGGTATTTCTTGATGAAATCGGCGACCTCGACATCACAACGCAGGGCAAACTGCTCCGAGTGCTCGAAACCGGCGAGTACCTACCGGTCGGCTCGACCTCAACCCGCAAGACCGACACGAGATTGCTGTGTGCAACTCACCGTGATCTCGAGCAAATGATCAAAGACGGCAAATTTCGCGAGGACCTGTATTATCGCCTCAAAGGTGTCGTTATTACAATACCTCCGCTGCGCTCGCGCAAAGAGGACATTCCCCTATTGGTGGAAAGGCTATTTGAAAAACTCACCTTGGCTTCGGGTGCGCCAATGAAAATCTTCGACCCGTCCGCCATCAAAGCCCTCCTCGAGTTCGATTGGCCCGGTAACGTCCGCCAACTTCTTAATATCATCGAGTCGGCAGTTGTGCTTACGCCTTCAGATTTGATTATTGCCGATGACATTTACAGCCTTCTCAACTCATCCCCAGTCGATGGTAACAACAGCCGCCAGCGTCTTTCTGAAAGACTGCGAGATATGGAACGAACTCTCATCATCGAAGCGCTTTCCGAGACAAACTACAATGTCGGCGCCGCGGCAGGTCTTTTGGGCATCGACAGCTCAAATCTCCACAAGAAGATAAAATCCTACGCCATCAACATCGCTACTCAACGCTAAACCAATCTTGAATTCAACTGCATCAGTTGCTTGTCAAACTTCAGTCCTACCTTATCTTCCCAATCACTTGTGCTCATCACCCGGCGCTTCTAAAACTAATGGCTAAAGGGCGAGAATCTTGAAAACTGTCGATAACAAAACCGTCTATTCTGCAACCGATCTCTGCGATCACCTCGAGTGTCTTCATCTGACAACGCTCAAAGTGCGCGACTTGACGGAGGATCTGCCCAAGGACGCCCCCGATGATCAAAGCCAGATCATCATGGCTCGCGGTATCGCACACGAACAGCGCTTTCTCGATCATCTGCACAGCTCGGGCAAGACCATTGCCAATTTGAAAGACTTGCCCAAAGACGACGACCAACGCGCCCACGCTACGATGGATGCCATTCGCTCCGGTGTCGACGTAATCTATCAAGCCTACCTTCGCGATGAGCCCTTTGCCGGTTATGCCGATTTCCTGATCAAATCTACGACTCCATCAAAGCTTGGAGACTTTTCCTACGAAGTCGTCGACACCAAACTGGCGCTTCATGCCAAACCGCTTTACATCATCCAGCTCAGCCTTTACACCGAGTTTCTCGGCAAGGTTCAGGGAGCCGCACCAAAACAGATGCACGTCGTTCTCGGCGACAATCGCCGCGAGTCGTATTTGCCGCAGGATTTCTATCACTATTACTGCCAATTGAAATCAGACTTCCTGCAGCACATCACAGCTCAGCCGGAGGTCTATCCTGACCCTTGCGATCACTGCGGCGTCTGCAGTTTTCGTACCCTGTGTCAAACGCGTCGCGAAAAAGACGACCACCTATCGCAGGTTGCCAATATCCGCTCCAGCCAAATTCGCAAACTCGCTACCGCCGGAGTTTTGACCCTCGCGCAACTCGCAGACACAAAGGAAACTCACATCAAAGGCGTTTCCGACAACTCGCTTGATCGACTAAAACGCCAGGCTCAACTTCAACTGCACAAACGCACAACCGGTGACGACAAATACATCCTGCTTGATCCGCACGGTGATAATCTCGGCCTTCATACAATTCCCGAGCCCAGCGAAGGCGACCTGTTTTTCGATATCGAAGGCAATCCCCTCTATCCTGAAGGTCTGGAATACCTCTTTGGAATCTACAGCATCGAAAAAGGTATCCCCAACTTCAAAGACATCTGGGCGCACAATCATCCCGACGAGAAACGTTCATTCAAAGAGTTAATCAGTTTCTTTATCGAGCGCCTCGACCAGTTTCCCGACATGCACATCTACCACTATGCGTCATACGAAGAGACCGCCGTTAAGCGCCTCATGTCCAAATACGGCGTTATGGAATTCGAGGTTGACCGGCTTCTTCGCGGCAAGGTGTTCGTCGACTTGTACAAAGTCGTCACCCACTCGCTGCAAACTTCGGAGCCGTCATACTCCATCAAGAACATCGAGACTTTCTACATGACCAAGCGCCAAAGTGAAGTCAAAACTGCATCGGCGAGCATCGTCTACTACGAGCGCTACATCGAATCGCACGACCAGAAGTGGCTCGATGACATCAAATCGTACAATCTCGAAGATTGCAAATCACTGCTCCTGTTGCGCGATTGGCTCCTGAAACTTCGTCTTGATATTGTTCGTCCAGCAGTACCCGCACCGGAACCTGACGAACCGAGCGAGAATCGTCTTCAGCAGGAACGACAGATACGTGAGTTTGAACTGGCGCTGACATCGACTTTGCCCGATGACGAATCGCTCTACACCCCGGAACAGCAACTCGACAAACTGATCTTTGACCTTGTCGATTTCTACCGGCGCGAAGCCAAGCCTGCATGGTGGCGCATGTTCTCGCGTCAGACGATGACTACCGAAGAGATCATCGACGACGGCGATTGCATCGGTGGACTTGAGATTTCCACCGAGCATCCGCCCTATCCTGACAAGCGCTCAATGGTCTACACCTACAAGTTTCCCGAACAGGACTTCAAACTGAAAGTTGGCGAGCAGTGCAAGATCGCTGCAAACCTCGCTCTCGCAGGAACTATCATCGACATTGATCCCGATAAGCGTCTGGTCAAACTCAAGCGTGTCGATGCCGGCAAAGAGCCGTTGCCGACCCGCTTCGATCTCGTACCCGGGAGTCCGATTAGCACAGATCCGCTGCGTTTAGCTTTATGGCGGTTCGTCACAGATTATATTGACGCCAAGCCCGCCGGACAACGGCCGTATCCCGCCCTTCTCGACTTGCTCCAGCGTCGCGTTCCGAATATCACCGGCATTTCACACGGTACGCCGCTGTATGATCCACCATCGCTCAAACCCGAAGTCTGCACTTCACTCGCCAAACGCATGTCCGATACCTACCTCTTCATTCAGGGTCCTCCCGGTACCGGCAAGACCTATACTGCCTCTCGCATGATTGTCGAACTGATGAAGTCGGGTAAGAAGATCGGTGTCACTGCCAACAGTCACAAAGCTATCCACAACTTGCTTGAGAAGATTGAAAAGCATGCCCTCGAAATCGGTTTCAATTTTTCCGGCTACAAGAAGTCCTCTCGCGGCGATGACGACACCGCCTTCAACGGGCATTTCATCGAGTCAGTCCCTGCAAACGAAGATGTTATCGCAAATCTTCCCGGCTGTAGCCTTATCGCCGGAACCAGTTGGCTCTTCGCCAATCCAGGGCTGATTCAGCAACTCGATTATCTCTTCATCGACGAAGCTGGCCAATTGTCATTGGCGCACATCATTTCCGCTGGAATCTCGGCGCGCAACCTCGTTCTCATCGGCGACCAAATGCAATTAGCACAACCGACGCAGGGAGTTCATCCCGGCGAGTCCGGCAAATCTGTATTGGATTACTTGTTGCAGGGAAACCACACAATCCCTATCGAGTCCGGCGTTCTCCTCGATACCACCTATCGTATGCACCCCAGGGTTTGCAGCTTCATCTCAGACGCAATTTACGATGGTCGTATCAAATCGCATCCCAAGTTGGACCAGCATCGTATCCAACCATCAGCAACTGAAAAGATGACCCTGCCCGACGCCGGAATTCTCTGCGACTTCGTCGTCCACATCGGCAATGGCCAGCGCTCCGCTGAAGAAGCCGCCCGCATTCGCGATTACTATAGCCGACTACTCAAGCTCGAGTTTCGTGATAGCGACAGCACAATCAAGAAGCTGACCGAAGACAACATTCTCGTCGTTTCGCCATACAACATGCAGGTGAATCTACTCAAACAGCAGCTTGGCCCTCTTGCGCGAGTCGGCACCGTGGACAAGTTCCAGGGTCAGGAGGCCGAAGTCGTCCTAATCTCAATGTCTACCTCAAGCCCGGAGGAAATCCCGCGCGGTCTCAACTTCCTCTACAGCCAGAATCGTCTCAACGTTTCGCTCTCGCGAGCCAAAACACTGGCTATTCTTGTGCTGAGCCCGGAACTGCTAAGCGTCCGCTGCAGCACCATTGATCAAATGCGTTTGGTCAATACACTTTGTTGGGTTAAGTCGTACAGTGAATCGCTAAATGGGAAGACTGATAGGCTTGACTAAGTCGCCAACTGTTTATCGAAAGAACTAAATCGACAAACCGCCCAATTTCATCGGGTCATCTATCGCAACAATCTCTTTCAAGACGTATGCTTCGGCAAACTGCACTCGTATTTGACTTCCCAGCGCTCCATCATTGGCTCGAACGAAATCAAACAGATCGGCGCCGGGCGAAAATACCTTGTTTGTCTTGTCCCCTTCGCGGAACTGCGAGTTATAACACCGGATCGCGGCAAGCTTACGCTCGTATTGCGCGGACACATCAACCGCGAAACTCGGAACTGTTGGCTCGTAATACGTAGAATACAGAATTTTTCTCGGTCGATGCGGCTCTCCGGTCAACTTTGCCTTTTTCAATCCCGCATAATGGCACGCATCAAAACTCAACTGCGAACAAACACGATGATCCGGATGCCGTTGCTGCCAATGTGGAATGATTATTAACTGCGGCGCAAAATCGCGAATCTTCTGCGCCAATACTGCTCTTGCTGCCAGTGAATTTTCAAGATACGCATCCGGCAGTCCCAAATTCGCACGCTCCTTGACACCGAGTATCTTTGCCGCTTCCGTCGACTCCGCCAATCGCGTCGCCGAATCTCCTCGAGAACCCATTTCCCCTTCCGTCAAATCGAGAATCCCAACGCTGTAGCCGAAATCCACAAACTTTGCGATCAGTCCGCCGGACGTTATCTCCACATCGTCGCGATGAGCCGCGATCGCCAATACATCGACTTTAGTCGTCATTGTTTCTCCCTGCGATTACGCGCAGATAGTAGTCCTCGTACATCGGCACCATCCGGTCAGCGGAGAATCTCGTCACTGCAGTATTGCGCGCCGCTTCCTTCATTGTCGCCAGCTTGCCCCTATCGCTCAACAGCCCTATCGCCGCCTCCGACATACCTGTGACATCCCCAACGGGTAACAGAAATCCATCCACACCATTCGTGACCAGTTCCGGCAATCCGCCGGTATCGCTGACCATCGCCGGGACGCCACACGACATTGCCTCCAGCGCCGATAATCCAAACGACTCTGTTTGCGATGGCAGTACGAACAAATCAGCCACTGGAAGAATCGTCCCGATCGAATCCTGATTGCCCAACAGCATCACTTCATCATTTAGTCCGTGCTGTCCGATCAGATGTTCCGCCAGACTCATTTCCGGGCCGTCGCCCACAAGTACCAGCTTCGTTTTGACTTTTTCGCGGACGCGCCTGAATATCTCAATCACGTCGGGGATTCTCTTCACCGGGCGGAAGTTCGACGCATGCATCATGATCATTTCGTCTTCTGCCGCGAACGTCCGCCGCGAGCAATGGCGCACGCCCGGTTTGAAGTCGTCGACATCGACGAAGTTCGGAATCACCGCAATCGGTTTCTTAGTGTCGAACATCTCCACGGTCTGCTCGCCAACGACAAGGTGTAAGGCGGATACTTGAAAAGCGGGTAACTGGACACATCCACCTGGTGGAAGAACACATTGTCGCGGAACTGATCGAGACGAAACGGCAATTGGTACGAAATGAAATGCACCTGATGCCCGCGCGCAGCTAACAGCATCCCCAACTCAGTAGCGACAATGCCTGATCCACCGACCACAGGGTAACACGTTATGCCGATCTTCATCTAATCCTCGCCACAGCCTACTCCAGACTGATCAAATGATGAACCTTGCTGTTGCAGTCAACCGCATCATACAGTGTATCGACAACGCTCGGTCCGTACTTTGCTATGTAATAATTCAAAGGGAAACTGCGCTCCTGCATCTTCCCGTCCGGAAACAAACTGAACGCCACCCGCTCTACTTGCGCTCGCAAGGTCTGATTTTTTTTACGATGCGCTTGGAAAACCTTCTCTTCGAGATTCTTGATCTCAAGGTCGAGCCTGCCCGCGATACGGTTCGCATTTGTAATCAGCCCGT
The sequence above is a segment of the bacterium genome. Coding sequences within it:
- a CDS encoding HAMP domain-containing histidine kinase translates to MKKTLLLTVDTPGFPPSSSCSPTLHLVSDYDFDGMHEMIVYFDAGAKRLPRELFSIKLETMELQWSLPMASEMHPGCLFDCRDSLRPAIILATSPSGQGMEDSEFSDFYSYLVKIDRNGKILLKRVVAAYPYHTYFQRWSIPGEFLLLHNIKSDESETNTEYVTNQNYLSVIDIDGALLQSTPIGDYVAGVWQMPYREISAANYLLLQDDIIRVYDDSLRLIAISNQLDKVRAPNNYLGHFKLPNRADEVFVFCNGVYSRDMEKLLAFPFGIEYYDFTAFDSNGTASEFLISSINGYAIGKIEYRSIWERLSILYVDYQKYILVAVTALLVTLVLTNFYRSRTKRNLLMITQQKQEIERSHHEITEKNHALEKAYRDLESATEEIALQRARQAAAEQYRTASGQFRHEINNALGAVKIFVSNVVHGTAGGGHRIQFEKRHSELSQSLDHLFRDVTNIDPAMRSSILAQLVELDAIDKKLMKSMDEVVLRGVERGLGLAERLRKYERIDHDDTWQPVSLAAVIDEIAFPSQQQRSEAGIAFSNSVTADSIVTGSYELFAILFRNLLDNSIDALIAKVEGSRKIEVSTFAADDKSISINWTDTGVGISAENCPKIFEPFYTEKPTTGSGLGLSMVRTIVEKYNGSISVESTPGQYTTFSLVFRRS
- a CDS encoding sigma-54-dependent Fis family transcriptional regulator, which gives rise to MNSQLRDVLSQATILLVDDDPTMLSSLAAVFGDQYQTALAASGQEAIDAATSDKAIACVVMDIKMPGMDGITAAREIRRTNPDLPVIFFTGFAGQYSENDIDRSEKPFDFVTKGQSLTTLSRSIRNAIESFYLKTNNKLLTLYGETNYGIIGGSFAMQKVSALIRQAAQSNTRVMILGETGTGKELVARAIHAHSSRNNKQLAILNCNHKSPDLVESELFGHIKGAFTSAIADRTGLFEFADGGTVFLDEIGDLDITTQGKLLRVLETGEYLPVGSTSTRKTDTRLLCATHRDLEQMIKDGKFREDLYYRLKGVVITIPPLRSRKEDIPLLVERLFEKLTLASGAPMKIFDPSAIKALLEFDWPGNVRQLLNIIESAVVLTPSDLIIADDIYSLLNSSPVDGNNSRQRLSERLRDMERTLIIEALSETNYNVGAAAGLLGIDSSNLHKKIKSYAINIATQR
- a CDS encoding TM0106 family RecB-like putative nuclease, producing MKTVDNKTVYSATDLCDHLECLHLTTLKVRDLTEDLPKDAPDDQSQIIMARGIAHEQRFLDHLHSSGKTIANLKDLPKDDDQRAHATMDAIRSGVDVIYQAYLRDEPFAGYADFLIKSTTPSKLGDFSYEVVDTKLALHAKPLYIIQLSLYTEFLGKVQGAAPKQMHVVLGDNRRESYLPQDFYHYYCQLKSDFLQHITAQPEVYPDPCDHCGVCSFRTLCQTRREKDDHLSQVANIRSSQIRKLATAGVLTLAQLADTKETHIKGVSDNSLDRLKRQAQLQLHKRTTGDDKYILLDPHGDNLGLHTIPEPSEGDLFFDIEGNPLYPEGLEYLFGIYSIEKGIPNFKDIWAHNHPDEKRSFKELISFFIERLDQFPDMHIYHYASYEETAVKRLMSKYGVMEFEVDRLLRGKVFVDLYKVVTHSLQTSEPSYSIKNIETFYMTKRQSEVKTASASIVYYERYIESHDQKWLDDIKSYNLEDCKSLLLLRDWLLKLRLDIVRPAVPAPEPDEPSENRLQQERQIREFELALTSTLPDDESLYTPEQQLDKLIFDLVDFYRREAKPAWWRMFSRQTMTTEEIIDDGDCIGGLEISTEHPPYPDKRSMVYTYKFPEQDFKLKVGEQCKIAANLALAGTIIDIDPDKRLVKLKRVDAGKEPLPTRFDLVPGSPISTDPLRLALWRFVTDYIDAKPAGQRPYPALLDLLQRRVPNITGISHGTPLYDPPSLKPEVCTSLAKRMSDTYLFIQGPPGTGKTYTASRMIVELMKSGKKIGVTANSHKAIHNLLEKIEKHALEIGFNFSGYKKSSRGDDDTAFNGHFIESVPANEDVIANLPGCSLIAGTSWLFANPGLIQQLDYLFIDEAGQLSLAHIISAGISARNLVLIGDQMQLAQPTQGVHPGESGKSVLDYLLQGNHTIPIESGVLLDTTYRMHPRVCSFISDAIYDGRIKSHPKLDQHRIQPSATEKMTLPDAGILCDFVVHIGNGQRSAEEAARIRDYYSRLLKLEFRDSDSTIKKLTEDNILVVSPYNMQVNLLKQQLGPLARVGTVDKFQGQEAEVVLISMSTSSPEEIPRGLNFLYSQNRLNVSLSRAKTLAILVLSPELLSVRCSTIDQMRLVNTLCWVKSYSESLNGKTDRLD
- the bshB1 gene encoding bacillithiol biosynthesis deacetylase BshB1, giving the protein MTTKVDVLAIAAHRDDVEITSGGLIAKFVDFGYSVGILDLTEGEMGSRGDSATRLAESTEAAKILGVKERANLGLPDAYLENSLAARAVLAQKIRDFAPQLIIIPHWQQRHPDHRVCSQLSFDACHYAGLKKAKLTGEPHRPRKILYSTYYEPTVPSFAVDVSAQYERKLAAIRCYNSQFREGDKTNKVFSPGADLFDFVRANDGALGSQIRVQFAEAYVLKEIVAIDDPMKLGGLSI